A window of Clostridium sp. Marseille-P299 contains these coding sequences:
- the upp gene encoding uracil phosphoribosyltransferase, giving the protein MSDVYIMDHPLIQHKIGIMRDKATSTKEFRDLVSEVAMLIYYEASRNLPLADKEVDTPLVTTTVKEIAGKKLCVVPILRAGMHMADGILNLTPNAKVGHIGLYRNEDTLEPVEYFCKLPSDASDREIFVVDPMLATGGSAIAAIQLLKNRGISKIRFLCLIAAPEGMAKLQAAHPDVDIYIGALDERLNEQGYILPGLGDAGDRIYGTK; this is encoded by the coding sequence ATGTCAGATGTTTATATCATGGATCATCCACTTATACAGCACAAAATAGGAATAATGAGAGATAAGGCAACATCAACAAAGGAGTTTAGAGATTTAGTTTCTGAAGTTGCAATGTTGATTTATTATGAAGCAAGCCGTAATCTTCCTTTAGCTGATAAAGAAGTAGATACTCCACTGGTAACTACAACAGTAAAAGAGATTGCTGGTAAAAAACTTTGTGTTGTTCCAATTCTTAGAGCAGGAATGCACATGGCAGATGGAATTTTAAATCTTACACCAAATGCAAAGGTAGGACATATCGGCCTTTACCGTAATGAAGATACTTTAGAGCCTGTTGAATATTTTTGCAAACTTCCTTCTGATGCTTCAGACAGAGAAATCTTTGTAGTTGACCCAATGCTTGCAACTGGCGGTTCTGCAATTGCAGCAATTCAATTACTTAAAAATCGTGGGATTTCAAAAATTCGTTTTCTTTGCTTAATAGCAGCACCTGAAGGAATGGCTAAATTACAAGCTGCACATCCTGATGTTGATATCTACATCGGTGCTTTAGATGAAAGATTAAATGAACAGGGATATATTTTACCAGGCCTTGGCGATGCTGGCGATAGAATTTATGGTACGAAATAA
- a CDS encoding response regulator: MNDQKDKISKINNCIGQYTNIVSKDQNSYTDYNSCLIQSEFQQGESQQDDFQKRKKIKVLIVDDNTVNRFVAKNLLNLLGVTVKEASSANEAMKLMKHEKYNLILIDYLMPNIDGLELTRWIQKTFDSSNKPIIIGVSGKIDDEIRQNFNQAGAYELIKKPIELEILNQILKDLFPQFDIENTEMKDIVKEEVEYNRNASDDRAENICKLVSKIPGIDYEKGLHYAIGDALIYLKIIKVSIINIRQCIERMNKFSQDIRYLELKKEYHSIKSVLMHIGATNLADEASRMELNIDNNLTINYSQIMNFVEKLTQLLTALEHAIDAYTIIDSKENHNIKKESISNKETYEIEKKERKQAVLYHAKRFEYELMLENLKELLPLTNADEEEKVKEMILAAERFDYNEVIKLIGEISVI, translated from the coding sequence TTGAATGATCAAAAAGATAAAATAAGTAAAATAAATAATTGCATTGGGCAATATACTAATATTGTTTCAAAAGATCAAAATTCTTATACTGATTATAATTCCTGTTTGATACAAAGTGAATTTCAGCAAGGTGAATCTCAACAAGATGATTTTCAAAAAAGAAAAAAGATTAAAGTTTTAATTGTAGATGATAACACTGTAAATCGATTTGTCGCTAAAAATTTATTAAATTTACTAGGTGTGACAGTTAAAGAAGCATCAAGCGCAAATGAAGCAATGAAATTGATGAAACATGAAAAGTATAATTTAATTCTTATAGATTATCTTATGCCAAATATCGACGGGTTGGAACTAACAAGATGGATTCAAAAAACGTTTGATTCATCAAATAAGCCTATAATTATTGGGGTTTCTGGTAAAATCGATGATGAGATACGTCAAAATTTTAATCAAGCGGGAGCTTACGAGCTTATTAAAAAACCAATTGAATTAGAGATTTTAAATCAAATTCTAAAAGATTTATTTCCACAGTTTGATATAGAGAATACCGAAATGAAAGATATTGTAAAAGAAGAAGTGGAGTATAATAGGAATGCTTCGGATGATAGAGCAGAAAACATATGTAAGCTGGTTTCTAAAATCCCTGGTATTGATTATGAAAAAGGGCTCCATTATGCAATTGGTGATGCACTTATTTATTTAAAAATAATCAAGGTATCGATCATTAATATTCGTCAATGTATTGAGCGGATGAATAAATTCTCACAGGATATAAGATACTTAGAGTTAAAGAAAGAATATCATAGTATTAAATCTGTTCTAATGCATATTGGAGCGACTAATTTAGCCGATGAAGCATCTAGGATGGAGTTGAATATTGATAATAATTTAACAATAAATTACAGTCAAATAATGAATTTTGTAGAAAAATTAACCCAGCTTTTAACTGCACTCGAACATGCGATAGACGCATATACTATAATAGACTCAAAAGAGAATCATAATATTAAAAAAGAAAGTATAAGTAATAAAGAGACTTATGAGATAGAGAAGAAGGAACGAAAACAAGCGGTTTTATATCATGCGAAACGGTTTGAATATGAGTTGATGTTAGAAAATTTAAAAGAGTTGCTACCATTGACAAATGCAGATGAGGAAGAAAAAGTTAAAGAAATGATTCTTGCGGCTGAACGTTTTGATTATAATGAAGTAATCAAATTAATAGGAGAAATAAGTGTTATTTAA
- a CDS encoding ABC transporter ATP-binding protein, translating into MVVEIGIKMGIDINELYWQPEKDGKGILNGINVKIEKGKFYGILGPNGSGKTSFIRHILRLLSVSKGEILVEDKDIDDYNRKELATILSFVPQNTNLDAAFTVYDIVMMGRAPHQGKFAGVTKEDREIVEEAMRFTKCDKFRNKSFLNLSGGEAQRVVTARAIAQQTPYLILDEPISHLDIRYQMELMQCLKKLNEERGTTIIAVLHDLNLAYSYCKEIFLMKDGKIFASGDRMDVLTRENLHEVYEMDFTIVKHPDTNENYYIPKLEQ; encoded by the coding sequence ATGGTAGTTGAAATAGGTATTAAGATGGGAATCGATATAAATGAATTGTACTGGCAGCCAGAAAAAGATGGAAAAGGAATCTTAAATGGCATTAATGTTAAAATAGAAAAAGGGAAGTTTTATGGGATATTAGGGCCCAATGGTTCTGGTAAAACCTCTTTTATACGTCATATTTTACGTTTATTGTCGGTTTCTAAAGGAGAGATTTTAGTAGAAGATAAGGATATCGATGATTATAATCGTAAGGAACTTGCTACAATATTATCATTCGTACCGCAAAATACAAACTTAGATGCTGCATTTACCGTTTATGACATAGTAATGATGGGAAGAGCACCCCATCAAGGAAAATTTGCTGGAGTAACGAAAGAAGACCGAGAAATTGTAGAAGAAGCAATGAGATTTACAAAATGTGATAAGTTTAGAAATAAGTCATTCTTAAATTTAAGTGGAGGAGAAGCGCAGCGTGTTGTTACTGCAAGGGCAATCGCTCAGCAGACACCATATTTAATTTTAGACGAGCCAATATCACATCTAGATATTCGTTATCAAATGGAATTGATGCAGTGTTTAAAAAAGCTAAATGAAGAACGTGGGACAACCATAATAGCAGTGCTTCATGATTTGAATTTAGCATACTCCTATTGCAAAGAGATCTTTTTAATGAAAGATGGAAAGATATTTGCAAGCGGTGACCGTATGGATGTGTTAACTAGAGAAAATCTACATGAAGTGTATGAGATGGATTTTACGATTGTGAAGCATCCGGACACGAATGAAAATTATTATATACCTAAATTAGAACAGTAA
- a CDS encoding aldose epimerase family protein, producing the protein MSISNKQFGKTNNGERASLYTLSNKNGMRVVVSDFGANIVSILVPDKKGVIKDVVLGYDNIEQYEVNSPGYGSFIGRHANRIGNATFQLNGTTYELEKNDGKNNLHSGSKSYNKFMYDVEIYEEDGENQIEFSRFSKELEQGFPGNLEVTVSYTLTDDNELVIEYYAISDKDTIVNFTNHSYFNLAGHDSGSILNHKLMIDSDKFTPTDDALIPTGEVLDVTGTPMDFRTPKTIGKDIEIDYLPLKQAGGYDHNYVLKTTREEAVKVAELFEEQTGRLMEIYTDMPGMQLYTGNFIEGKEKGKNNYVYKKRDGVCFETQFFPNSCNIHEFPSCVIKAGEEFDSVTIYKFSVR; encoded by the coding sequence TAAAACGAATAACGGAGAAAGGGCATCTTTATATACTTTAAGCAATAAGAACGGAATGCGGGTTGTTGTATCAGACTTTGGTGCAAATATTGTTAGTATACTAGTGCCAGATAAAAAGGGAGTAATTAAAGATGTTGTTCTTGGGTATGACAACATAGAACAATACGAAGTAAATTCACCAGGATACGGATCGTTTATTGGAAGGCATGCAAATCGTATTGGAAATGCAACATTTCAATTAAATGGCACTACCTATGAATTAGAAAAAAATGATGGTAAAAACAATCTTCATAGTGGCAGTAAAAGCTATAATAAATTTATGTACGATGTAGAAATTTATGAAGAAGATGGTGAAAACCAAATTGAATTTTCACGTTTTAGCAAGGAATTAGAACAAGGATTTCCTGGAAATCTAGAAGTTACAGTTAGTTATACATTAACCGATGACAATGAATTAGTAATTGAATATTATGCTATTTCAGATAAAGATACAATTGTTAACTTTACAAATCATTCTTATTTTAATCTAGCGGGACATGATTCTGGAAGCATATTAAATCATAAACTTATGATAGACTCAGATAAATTTACTCCAACGGATGATGCACTTATTCCAACTGGAGAAGTTCTTGATGTTACAGGAACTCCAATGGATTTTAGAACGCCTAAAACAATCGGAAAAGATATCGAAATTGATTATTTACCTTTAAAACAAGCGGGTGGATATGATCACAATTATGTTCTTAAAACAACGAGAGAAGAAGCAGTAAAAGTGGCTGAGCTTTTTGAAGAGCAAACAGGTCGCCTTATGGAAATTTATACGGATATGCCTGGAATGCAACTTTACACTGGTAATTTTATTGAGGGTAAGGAAAAAGGAAAAAATAATTATGTTTATAAAAAAAGGGATGGTGTTTGTTTTGAAACACAATTCTTCCCGAATAGCTGCAATATTCATGAATTTCCATCCTGTGTAATAAAAGCAGGAGAAGAATTTGATTCTGTTACAATCTATAAATTTTCAGTAAGATAA
- a CDS encoding FecCD family ABC transporter permease, with amino-acid sequence MRNVGKKIRLHCAWLAILLIIVILFASSVGSANLSMLDSLKIILMRIPFLNRLVDGGEYREVYIKIIWQVRLPRIFLAGICGSSLAIVGACFQGLFRNPLADPHILGISSGAAVGATIAMLSGISMTFLGLGVVGIFAFIGALITALIVYQISCVGNKLPVVHILLTGTAVNSMLSSFISLVMSLDREQIEKVYLWTLGSFSASNWKKVLFLFCVAVVCSITIGVYSKELNLISTGEETAESLGVDTVRAKKVLIAVGSLLVAACVSVSGIIGFVGLIIPHCIRLISGPKYQKLIPLSCFLGAIFMILCDTIARILISPSELPVGVITSILGAPYFIFLLQRNKRKMV; translated from the coding sequence GTGCGAAATGTAGGAAAAAAAATAAGATTACATTGTGCATGGTTAGCGATTTTATTAATAATAGTAATATTATTCGCTAGTTCGGTTGGTTCTGCTAACTTATCCATGCTTGATAGTTTAAAAATAATTTTAATGCGTATTCCTTTTTTGAATCGGCTTGTGGATGGTGGGGAATATAGAGAAGTTTATATAAAAATTATTTGGCAAGTACGTTTACCAAGAATTTTCCTAGCTGGAATTTGCGGTTCCTCATTAGCAATTGTAGGTGCCTGTTTTCAAGGACTATTTCGAAATCCCCTAGCAGATCCGCATATTTTAGGTATTTCATCTGGAGCTGCAGTTGGAGCAACAATTGCCATGCTTAGTGGGATTAGTATGACATTTTTAGGACTTGGAGTTGTGGGAATATTTGCTTTTATCGGTGCATTAATTACAGCACTTATTGTGTATCAAATATCTTGCGTTGGTAACAAATTACCTGTCGTACATATTTTACTAACTGGTACGGCTGTAAACTCAATGCTATCCTCATTTATATCCCTAGTAATGAGCTTGGATCGTGAGCAAATTGAAAAAGTATATCTTTGGACACTTGGGAGCTTTTCAGCATCAAATTGGAAAAAAGTATTGTTTTTATTTTGTGTTGCAGTTGTATGTTCTATTACGATTGGTGTTTACTCTAAGGAACTAAATTTAATATCTACAGGTGAAGAAACAGCGGAAAGCCTTGGTGTTGATACTGTAAGAGCAAAAAAGGTATTAATAGCTGTTGGATCTTTATTAGTTGCAGCATGTGTTTCGGTTAGTGGTATTATTGGGTTCGTTGGCTTAATAATTCCACATTGTATTCGTTTAATCAGTGGACCGAAATACCAAAAGCTGATACCTCTATCCTGTTTTCTTGGAGCTATTTTTATGATACTTTGTGATACGATAGCTAGAATCTTAATTTCACCTTCGGAATTGCCAGTTGGAGTAATCACATCAATACTTGGGGCTCCTTATTTCATATTTTTACTACAACGAAATAAAAGAAAAATGGTATAA